Proteins from one Halovivax limisalsi genomic window:
- a CDS encoding DUF5059 domain-containing protein, translating into MRETRRTWIAGTGATVLGTALAGCSGILDRDDSTGDGDDRSTGTTTETDDGSDEGESVQPEPTDVAVAAEWNAIRTRLRDPVILGHADEFAAGASVAGAIFERFERASGEDNAHEMLEATSEGDYEGFEGGLADLREALEDEDLAGAHDAMRRADEHLRDAQGVLLGSDSVRSLSLLVMGAHVADAALLAAIGDLTDAAAEFSHIGDRFEESGLRDVLTDADGAAADTFAGALDSAASAAEAEDGEAAVADAAEAFEAATDAGYELRSEPVAGAGHLAALQARGWDAAALATLGGPSTAFAHAAALTIYRARVRDAARLYERGHADAARERVETVFGHFEGARAHEALEDASEDAYQRFEDDGLSALSTAIETDDAEAAASAIETIDDALVDGIEALGRGAEPALLEAGYFKARIEDALERYRRGERDVAAETVRGLFETFEANEADFHETLEETDESLYERFEDEHLAGLIAAVEDGDDAAVDEHVSGIRETLLEFETAAGSVAQVSAVESGYVAARVFDADVLGVIGERERAGSLVQSAVQHFEEGAGGFHEALEAADHERYESFEAALEGAASAARGDGNVGERARTFNDEAVAAIYAVVASAGGSFGTEATTIVQETFAHFEGARVHELLEAADREAYEGFEAALEAYIGALESGSGIDAAADRFADAALRAQFAVAGAPDAAPVGEAETGGGAGHESELEGGPNVVEGVPDDVDHVVDMQAVTFEPDDLTISQGDTVAWTFAGGEPHTVTAYEDGIPSEAAYWASGGFDSEAAAREGWEAGRGAVQSGQSYVHTFETTGTHEYVCIPHEAAGMVGSVTVE; encoded by the coding sequence ATGCGAGAGACACGGCGAACCTGGATCGCGGGAACGGGCGCGACGGTGCTGGGCACCGCCCTCGCGGGCTGTAGCGGAATTCTCGACAGAGACGACTCGACGGGCGACGGGGACGATCGCTCGACGGGCACCACGACCGAGACCGACGACGGGTCGGACGAGGGCGAGAGCGTACAACCGGAGCCGACGGACGTCGCGGTCGCCGCGGAGTGGAACGCGATTCGGACCCGGCTACGCGACCCGGTGATCCTCGGCCACGCCGACGAGTTCGCCGCCGGCGCATCCGTGGCGGGGGCCATCTTCGAGCGGTTCGAGCGAGCATCGGGCGAGGACAACGCCCACGAAATGCTCGAAGCGACGAGCGAGGGGGACTACGAGGGGTTCGAAGGCGGCCTGGCAGACCTCCGAGAGGCCCTCGAGGACGAGGACCTGGCGGGCGCACACGACGCGATGCGCCGCGCCGACGAACACCTTCGGGACGCCCAGGGCGTCCTCCTGGGATCGGATTCGGTCCGATCGCTCAGCCTCCTCGTGATGGGCGCCCACGTCGCCGACGCGGCGCTGCTGGCGGCGATCGGCGATCTCACCGATGCGGCCGCGGAGTTTTCACACATCGGCGATCGCTTCGAGGAGAGCGGCCTGCGTGACGTACTGACCGACGCCGACGGGGCGGCCGCCGACACGTTCGCCGGAGCGCTCGACAGCGCGGCGTCGGCCGCAGAAGCCGAGGATGGCGAGGCGGCGGTAGCGGACGCGGCCGAGGCCTTCGAGGCGGCCACCGATGCCGGCTACGAACTCCGTTCCGAGCCGGTCGCCGGAGCCGGGCACCTCGCCGCGCTGCAGGCCAGGGGCTGGGACGCGGCCGCGCTCGCGACGCTGGGCGGGCCGTCCACGGCGTTCGCCCACGCGGCCGCCCTGACGATCTACCGGGCGCGAGTCCGCGACGCGGCTCGACTCTACGAGCGCGGTCACGCCGACGCCGCACGCGAGCGCGTCGAGACCGTCTTCGGCCACTTCGAGGGCGCCCGCGCCCACGAGGCCCTCGAAGACGCCAGCGAAGACGCCTACCAGCGGTTCGAGGACGACGGGCTGAGCGCGCTCTCGACGGCCATCGAGACCGACGACGCCGAGGCCGCGGCGTCGGCGATCGAGACGATCGACGACGCGCTGGTCGACGGGATCGAGGCGCTGGGTCGCGGCGCCGAACCGGCGTTGCTGGAAGCGGGGTACTTCAAGGCGCGGATCGAGGACGCCCTCGAACGCTATCGACGCGGCGAGCGAGACGTCGCCGCCGAGACGGTTCGCGGCCTGTTCGAGACGTTCGAGGCCAACGAGGCCGACTTCCACGAGACGCTCGAGGAGACCGACGAATCGCTGTACGAGCGGTTCGAGGACGAACACCTCGCCGGGCTGATCGCGGCCGTCGAGGACGGCGACGACGCGGCCGTCGACGAGCACGTCTCCGGCATCCGGGAAACGCTGCTGGAGTTCGAGACGGCCGCCGGGTCCGTCGCGCAGGTGAGCGCGGTCGAGAGCGGGTACGTGGCTGCCCGGGTGTTCGACGCCGACGTCCTCGGCGTCATCGGTGAGCGCGAGCGTGCCGGCTCGCTGGTCCAGTCGGCCGTCCAGCACTTCGAGGAAGGTGCCGGTGGATTCCACGAAGCGCTCGAAGCGGCCGATCACGAGCGGTACGAGTCCTTCGAAGCCGCCCTCGAGGGCGCGGCGAGCGCCGCGCGAGGGGACGGGAACGTCGGCGAACGCGCCCGGACGTTCAACGACGAGGCGGTCGCGGCGATCTACGCGGTGGTGGCGTCGGCCGGCGGGTCGTTCGGGACCGAAGCCACGACGATCGTACAGGAGACGTTCGCCCACTTCGAGGGCGCCCGCGTTCACGAACTGCTCGAAGCGGCCGACCGCGAGGCCTACGAGGGGTTCGAAGCGGCCCTCGAGGCGTACATCGGGGCGCTCGAATCGGGGTCGGGGATCGACGCTGCCGCCGATCGGTTCGCGGACGCGGCGCTTCGCGCGCAGTTTGCCGTCGCCGGGGCCCCGGACGCGGCGCCGGTCGGCGAGGCGGAGACCGGCGGCGGTGCAGGCCACGAGTCCGAGCTGGAGGGCGGTCCGAACGTCGTCGAGGGCGTCCCCGACGACGTCGACCACGTCGTCGATATGCAGGCCGTCACCTTCGAGCCCGACGACCTGACGATTTCGCAGGGCGACACCGTCGCCTGGACATTCGCTGGCGGTGAGCCACACACCGTGACCGCGTACGAGGACGGAATCCCGTCGGAGGCGGCGTACTGGGCCTCCGGCGGGTTCGACTCCGAAGCGGCCGCTCGCGAGGGCTGGGAGGCGGGCCGCGGGGCCGTCCAGTCGGGCCAGTCGTACGTCCACACCTTCGAGACGACCGGGACCCACGAGTACGTCTGCATCCCGCACGAGGCCGCCGGGATGGTCGGCTCCGTGACCGTCGAGTGA
- a CDS encoding ABC transporter substrate-binding protein: MSERNDAGRYVAPTRRDAIAYGGTVAVTGLLAGCLGDESVGSEPEPTSEGADTERSDEPADTEDASYSVTLSPVGEVSFEEPPETVFTRLTHHAGMAFALGRGNSITAMHAPDYYDGLWNQYVERLPGVELDWSGLYSSWQPEQEKLYELDSDVHLADPAWIGVQDAWDRRELDEIAERIAPWFGNSLSDSHQEPQVAWIDDYEYYTLWEQFELVADAFRERGRYEALAAVHDDLVATIEAGVPPEAERPTVAVIAAADVDEIYTYPVGTPGFLNAHTRPLGPRDAFEGAVEPTSVVDFETLLEYDPDVILHLGGMEPNTDMAERRDVFADDPVASRVEAVENGRVYAQGARYQGPILNLFQLEMTAKQLYPDVFGEWPTYEDGPYPKIPEDERLFDRQIVADAIRGDR, from the coding sequence ATGAGCGAACGGAACGACGCAGGACGATACGTCGCACCGACGCGCAGGGACGCCATCGCCTACGGCGGGACGGTCGCCGTGACCGGACTCCTCGCCGGCTGTCTCGGAGACGAAAGCGTGGGGTCGGAGCCGGAACCGACATCGGAAGGCGCCGACACCGAGCGTTCGGACGAACCGGCCGACACCGAGGACGCCAGTTACTCGGTGACGCTGTCGCCCGTGGGCGAGGTCAGCTTCGAGGAGCCCCCGGAGACCGTCTTCACGCGATTGACCCACCACGCCGGCATGGCGTTCGCGCTCGGCCGCGGGAATTCGATCACCGCGATGCACGCCCCGGACTACTACGACGGACTCTGGAACCAGTACGTCGAGCGCCTGCCAGGCGTCGAGCTCGATTGGAGCGGGCTGTACTCCTCCTGGCAACCGGAACAGGAGAAACTGTACGAACTCGACAGCGACGTCCACCTGGCCGATCCGGCCTGGATCGGCGTCCAGGACGCCTGGGACCGAAGGGAGCTCGACGAAATCGCCGAGCGTATCGCACCCTGGTTCGGCAACTCGTTGAGTGACAGTCACCAGGAACCCCAGGTCGCCTGGATCGACGATTACGAGTACTACACGCTCTGGGAGCAGTTCGAGCTCGTCGCCGACGCGTTCCGGGAGCGAGGGCGCTACGAGGCACTGGCCGCGGTCCACGACGACCTCGTGGCGACGATCGAGGCGGGCGTTCCCCCCGAGGCGGAGCGTCCGACGGTCGCCGTCATCGCCGCTGCCGACGTCGATGAGATCTACACCTACCCCGTGGGGACGCCCGGATTCCTCAACGCACACACTCGGCCGCTCGGGCCGAGGGACGCGTTCGAGGGGGCGGTCGAACCGACGAGCGTCGTCGACTTCGAGACGCTCCTCGAGTACGATCCCGACGTCATCCTCCACCTCGGCGGGATGGAGCCGAACACCGACATGGCCGAGCGCCGGGACGTCTTCGCGGACGATCCCGTGGCTTCGCGGGTTGAGGCCGTGGAGAACGGCCGCGTCTACGCCCAGGGCGCGCGCTACCAGGGGCCGATTCTCAACCTCTTCCAGCTGGAGATGACCGCGAAGCAGCTCTACCCGGACGTCTTCGGCGAGTGGCCGACGTACGAGGACGGACCCTACCCAAAGATCCCCGAGGACGAACGGCTGTTCGACCGCCAGATCGTCGCGGACGCGATCCGCGGAGACCGATGA